Proteins from one Nitrososphaerales archaeon genomic window:
- a CDS encoding electron transfer flavoprotein subunit beta/FixA family protein, with amino-acid sequence MKMVVCAKYALDVAELKISSGRPVLEGARRKVSDIDKNAVEAAVSIKEKYGGTVKVVCFGPPTAKDGLRELLAMGADEAYLVEDSSEGRFDTAVTVEVLASSIRKMDGFDMILCGEATIDGYTGQVGPRLAERLKIPQLTYVRSIVRIEGNYVIVERDLEDVYQTVRAPMPVLLTVTREINTPRIPSVMAILKASKKPLTVWKLEDVGLSKDRLEQTLPLRTLELKGFTVERKRIIIKDKPVDEAVQELISYLLKEKVLGV; translated from the coding sequence ATGAAGATGGTGGTATGTGCCAAATATGCTTTAGATGTGGCCGAGTTGAAGATAAGTTCAGGAAGGCCTGTATTGGAAGGTGCGCGTAGGAAGGTAAGCGATATAGATAAGAATGCTGTGGAAGCGGCGGTGAGTATTAAGGAGAAATACGGTGGAACTGTTAAAGTTGTGTGCTTCGGCCCGCCTACAGCAAAGGATGGGTTGAGAGAGCTTTTAGCTATGGGTGCCGATGAGGCATATTTAGTAGAGGACTCTTCGGAGGGGAGGTTCGATACAGCTGTAACCGTTGAAGTTCTGGCTTCATCGATTCGGAAGATGGATGGCTTCGATATGATCCTTTGTGGAGAAGCGACGATCGATGGCTATACGGGCCAAGTCGGCCCCAGATTGGCCGAAAGGCTCAAGATACCACAGCTCACCTATGTAAGAAGTATTGTTAGGATTGAAGGAAATTATGTGATAGTTGAAAGGGACTTGGAAGATGTATATCAAACGGTTAGAGCACCGATGCCCGTTTTACTCACGGTAACACGTGAGATAAACACGCCGAGGATCCCAAGCGTGATGGCGATCCTAAAGGCTTCAAAGAAGCCCCTTACAGTATGGAAACTTGAGGATGTGGGTTTATCGAAGGATAGGCTCGAGCAGACCTTACCTCTTCGCACCTTAGAACTTAAGGGATTTACAGTTGAGAGGAAGAGAATAATAATCAAAGATAAGCCCGTGGATGAAGCCGTTCAAGAACTTATATCTTACCTATTAAAAGAAAAGGTACTGGGTGTGTGA
- a CDS encoding (Fe-S)-binding protein gives MEIGLFSIFYIIGMVIGLLGGGVKVWTWISSSSGREDLKIIVSIIRSVSSILFSRKVLSIIKGLFLGIFTKAKLRSSDVLSGSFKVIFIIAYLSLIVAYHIKVEHIPQLKGTPSYILFFIAPFADFYFLSTASIESFTFIDSLYGFTSNLVALIVISYVLFMLYKRVAGKIHSKVSIDDSFCYAVILLWFTSKLIAEASTIIAFNVDPSITKYWFVSHSLSTLLKPLPISWLTLHYVLWPLSGLSLGILIASIPFTKLWHIITGSIQILRRYSFVDEPIGFGKKISTPFDLRKLLETGSFEVKIGIKSIKDMNWRQRMNVEPCVRCGRCQDACPAYAAGRDLSPMEVVLNLKSSLKLIFISDFLNSTKVLLSPLSKWGNVKKFISNLSERSERILLLDGILRDETVWSCTTCGACAAVCPVDIYNFEPLIERRRFLVNEGRIDSTKMDVLRNFAERFNPYGMPISDRDLWMKGLDVKTLKEKPDAEYLYWVGCSSSYDKRNQKIARSMVNILNKAKVDFAVLGSEERCCGDTLRRIGDEGRFQEMVLTNIEVLKGYGVKKIIVHCPHCYNTFKNEYREFGGEFEVIHHSEFLLNLLKTGRIRLVRGIEEHTLYHDPCYLGRYNGIYDAPRIILRMIPKLTVKEFERHGVNSFCCGGGGGNVWYEVPEKEKMSVLRIKEVERTDASLISVACPYCISMFEDAVKTRGLEGRLKIKDIAEVLNEAIEE, from the coding sequence ATGGAAATTGGATTATTTTCGATCTTCTACATAATAGGTATGGTAATCGGTTTATTGGGTGGAGGGGTTAAAGTTTGGACTTGGATCAGCAGCTCTTCAGGCCGTGAAGATCTTAAGATCATCGTTAGTATTATAAGATCGGTATCTTCGATTCTATTCAGCAGAAAGGTCCTCTCTATTATAAAGGGTCTATTTTTAGGCATCTTTACAAAGGCAAAGTTACGTTCATCAGATGTATTAAGTGGATCTTTTAAGGTAATATTCATCATTGCATATCTATCACTTATAGTTGCATACCACATTAAAGTTGAGCATATACCACAACTTAAAGGTACACCATCCTATATCCTATTCTTCATCGCACCATTTGCAGACTTCTACTTTCTGAGCACGGCTTCGATAGAATCGTTCACGTTCATCGATTCCCTTTATGGCTTTACCAGTAACCTTGTCGCTTTGATCGTAATCTCGTATGTACTCTTCATGCTATACAAAAGAGTGGCTGGGAAGATCCATTCAAAGGTGAGTATCGATGATTCCTTCTGCTACGCAGTTATACTGTTGTGGTTTACATCCAAACTTATAGCCGAAGCTTCGACGATCATCGCATTTAATGTCGACCCTTCGATCACCAAGTACTGGTTTGTAAGCCACTCTCTCTCCACTTTACTTAAACCCTTGCCCATTTCATGGTTGACCCTCCATTACGTGCTCTGGCCCCTTTCAGGCCTATCCTTAGGTATCTTGATCGCCTCCATACCCTTTACTAAACTCTGGCATATCATCACTGGATCCATCCAGATCCTGAGGAGGTATAGCTTTGTAGATGAACCGATCGGCTTCGGGAAGAAGATCTCAACACCCTTTGACCTTCGTAAGCTCTTGGAGACGGGTAGTTTCGAGGTTAAGATCGGTATCAAGAGTATCAAGGATATGAACTGGAGGCAGAGGATGAATGTAGAGCCTTGTGTCAGGTGTGGAAGGTGCCAGGATGCATGCCCGGCTTATGCAGCGGGTAGAGATCTATCCCCCATGGAGGTCGTTTTGAACTTAAAGAGCAGCTTGAAATTGATCTTTATATCAGATTTCCTTAACTCTACGAAGGTCCTCTTATCACCTCTATCAAAGTGGGGCAATGTGAAGAAATTTATCTCAAACCTTTCTGAACGGAGTGAAAGGATCCTCTTACTCGATGGAATCCTCAGAGATGAGACTGTATGGTCCTGCACCACGTGTGGGGCATGTGCAGCGGTATGCCCGGTCGATATCTACAACTTCGAACCACTCATCGAAAGGAGGAGGTTCTTGGTAAATGAGGGTAGGATCGATTCTACAAAGATGGATGTATTAAGAAACTTTGCTGAAAGGTTCAATCCTTACGGCATGCCCATCTCGGATAGAGATCTATGGATGAAGGGCCTCGATGTAAAGACTTTGAAGGAGAAACCGGATGCCGAATACCTCTACTGGGTAGGTTGCTCTTCATCTTACGATAAAAGGAATCAGAAGATCGCAAGATCAATGGTCAACATATTGAACAAGGCTAAAGTGGACTTCGCTGTACTCGGTTCGGAAGAGAGGTGTTGTGGAGATACGTTGAGGAGGATAGGTGATGAGGGCAGATTTCAGGAAATGGTCCTGACGAATATCGAAGTTCTAAAGGGTTATGGTGTGAAGAAGATAATCGTACACTGCCCCCACTGCTACAACACATTTAAAAATGAATATCGGGAGTTTGGTGGTGAATTCGAAGTTATCCACCATTCAGAATTCCTTCTCAACCTTCTAAAGACGGGGAGGATCAGATTGGTTAGGGGTATTGAGGAACACACTTTGTACCATGATCCATGTTACCTCGGCAGGTACAATGGGATATACGATGCTCCAAGGATTATCCTTCGAATGATACCGAAACTCACGGTTAAAGAGTTCGAGAGGCATGGTGTAAATAGCTTCTGTTGTGGTGGAGGAGGGGGGAATGTTTGGTATGAAGTTCCAGAGAAAGAGAAGATGAGTGTTTTAAGGATCAAAGAAGTAGAAAGGACCGATGCTAGTTTGATCTCTGTAGCTTGTCCCTACTGTATCTCGATGTTCGAAGATGCTGTAAAGACTAGGGGCTTGGAGGGGAGGCTTAAAATTAAGGATATTGCAGAAGTTTTAAATGAGGCGATCGAAGAATAG